A stretch of the Malus sylvestris chromosome 10, drMalSylv7.2, whole genome shotgun sequence genome encodes the following:
- the LOC126584652 gene encoding uncharacterized protein LOC126584652, with amino-acid sequence MEMQVALPVPPVDFNFDSSACSSPYMTAPSSPTRFGNYFFSAPTSPTRASTFYSHFNDLSMDNNPRLSASRVPFKWEEKPGIPKSRASFSNDQNHHHEEDFEFDFSGQLEKASLPADELFDGGKIKPLKPPPRLQLGRNGGVHDQGPSSPSPRSPSPRASRLSQGRKLVQEVLSPRHHRKNHRTDDPFAAAMDETRKDEYENQEGRRGRERSASTHKKGSRSLSPLRVSDIMFEIQEDNAISSTTVNSNKASTSSAYSSFLSAISFSSKGNRKWKLKDLLLFRSASEGRATAGKDHLRKYAMLSPKTKSSSSVAEDVKNSSFRSTDSVGSVSSRRRGPVSAHELHYTANRAVTEEMRRKTFLPYKHGLLGCLGFNPGLHEISRGAFGSLTRGGGCR; translated from the coding sequence ATGGAGATGCAAGTCGCTCTTCCAGTTCCTCCGGTGGACTTCAACTTCGATAGCAGCGCCTGCTCCTCCCCTTACATGACCGCTCCTTCAAGCCCCACCAGATTTGGCAACTACTTCTTCAGCGCACCTACCAGTCCCACCCGTGCCTCCACCTTTTACAGCCACTTCAATGACCTCTCCATGGACAACAACCCTAGACTCTCAGCCTCCAGAGTCCCTTTTAAGTGGGAAGAAAAACCCGGAATTCCGAAATCAAGAGCTAGCTTTAGTAACGATCAGAATCATCATCATGAGGAGGATTTTGAGTTCGACTTTAGTGGTCAGTTGGAGAAAGCTTCTTTGCCGGCGGACGAGCTCTTCGATGGCggcaagatcaagcctctaaaGCCGCCACCTCGCTTACAACTTGGGAGGAATGGAGGAGTACATGATCAAGGTCCCTCTAGTCCTTCACCGAGGTCACCGTCGCCAAGAGCGTCAAGACTATCCCAAGGAAGGAAACTAGTCCAAGAAGTTCTATCCCCGCGGCATCACAGAAAGAATCATCGTACTGATGACCCTTTCGCGGCTGCGATGGATGAGACACGAAAGGATGAGTATGAAAATCAAGAGGGAAGACGCGGGAGGGAAAGATCTGCCTCCACTCATAAAAAGGGAAGCAGATCTTTGTCTCCCTTGAGGGTGTCAGATATCATGTTCGAGATCCAAGAAGACAACGCGATTTCTTCAACAACAGTCAACTCTAACAAGGCCTCTACTTCTTCAGCATACTCTTCGTTTTTATCAGCGATCTCGTTCTCATCGAAAGGAAACAGAAAATGGAAATTGAAAGATTTATTGTTGTTTCGGAGTGCATCAGAAGGCCGAGCCACGGCGGGCAAAGACCATTTGAGGAAGTATGCCATGTTGTCGCCCAAGACGAAGAGTAGTAGTAGCGTTGCCGAGGACGTGAAGAACTCGAGTTTCCGGTCCACTGACAGCGTGGGGTCGGTGAGCTCCAGGAGGAGAGGACCGGTTTCGGCGCACGAGTTGCATTACACCGCGAACCGGGCGGTAACGGAGGAGATGAGGAGGAAGACCTTCTTGCCTTACAAGCATGGGCTCTTGGGGTGCTTGGGGTTCAACCCTGGTTTGCACGAGATTTCCAGAGGTGCATTTGGGTCTTTGACACGTGGTGGAGGGTGCAGATAA
- the LOC126584650 gene encoding polyadenylate-binding protein RBP47-like encodes MAQQSNGGSDLGTPQHQQQQQQHQQQQWMHQQQWMAMQYPAAAMAMMQQQMMVYPQHYMPYGAAPHHPHPNPYQQQPQAVAYQQQQQPPKQLQQQQSPSQKQGPNDEVRTIWVGDLHHWMDETYLHGCFAHTGQVSSIKVIRNKQTGQSEGYGFVEFYSREAAEEVLQNYNGTAMPNTEQPFRLNWATFSAGDRRADTSADLSIFVGDLATDVTDTMLQETFSSRYSSVKGAKVVLDANTGRSKGYGFVRFGDENERSRAIAEMNGAYCSSRAMRIGVATPKKAPAYQQQYSSQALVLAGGGHASNGAVAQGSQFDSEPNNTTIFVGGLDSEVNDEDLRQPFSHFGEVVSVKIPVGKACGFVQFANRKDAENAIQMLNGTVIGKQTVRLSWGRSQGNKQWRSDSSNQWNGAHYGGQGYGGYGHAVPQGEDLSMHTAAAVNGAS; translated from the exons ATGGCCCAGCAATCCAACGGCGGCAGCGATCTGGGCACTCCGCAGCACCAGCAGCAACAACAGCAGCACCAGCAGCAGCAATGGATGCACCAGCAGCAATGGATGGCCATGCAGTACCCGGCGGCGGCGATGGCGATGATGCAGCAGCAGATGATGGTGTACCCGCAGCATTACATGCCTTACGGGGCGGCTCCTCATCATCCTCACCCCAATCCGTACCAGCAGCAGCCTCAGGCTGTGGCGTATCAGCAGCAACAGCAGCCGCCGAAGCAGCTGCAGCAGCAGCAGTCGCCGTCACAAAAACAGGGGCCCAACGACGAGGTCAGGACCATCTGGGTTGGCGACCTTCATCATTGGATGGACGAGACTTACCTTCACGGATGCTTTGCGCACACTGGACAG GTTTCCTCAATTAAGGTAATACGCAATAAGCAAACTGGTCAGTCAGAGGGATATGGATTCGTTGAGTTCTATTCACGGGAAGCAGCTGAGGAAGTTTTGCAGAACTATAACGGAACTGCAATGCCAAATACAGAGCAGCCTTTTCGTTTAAACTGGGCAACCTTCAGTGCTGGTGATAGACGAGCAGACACTAGTGCTGATCTATCTATCTTTGTAGGAGATTTGGCTACAGATGTCACTGACACTATGTTGCAGGAGACTTTTTCTAGTAGATATTCATCTGTTAAGGGAGCGAAAGTTGTTCTAGATGCAAATACTGGACGTTCAAAAGGTTATGGTTTTGTTAGGTTTGGTGATGAAAATGAGAGGTCAAGGGCTATTGCCGAAATGAATGGTGCGTATTGTTCGAGCAGGGCCATGCGCATCGGTGTTGCAACACCCAAAAAAGCACCTGCATATCAACAACAGTATTCTTCACAAG CATTGGTATTGGCTGGTGGTGGACATGCATCAAATGGTGCCGTCGCCCAAGGTTCCCAGTTTGACAGTGAGCCTAATAACACAACT ATATTTGTTGGAGGGCTTGATTCTGAGGTCAATGATGAAGACCTCCGGCAGCCTTTTTCTCATTTTGGTGAAGTTGTCTCTGTGAAAATACCAGTTGGAAAAGCGTGTGGTTTTGTTCAGTTTGCTAATAG GAAGGATGCTGAGAACGCAATACAGATGCTGAATGGAACGGTTATTGGCAAGCAAACAGTTCGACTTTCTTGGGGTCGCAGTCAGGGGAACAAGCAG TGGAGGTCGGATTCAAGTAACCAGTGGAATGGAGCACACTACGGAGGACAGGGTTATGGCGGGTATGGACATGCTGTGCCACAGGGTGAGGACCTGAGCATGCACACCGCAGCTGCGGTTAACGGGGCTTCTTAA